A genomic segment from Yimella sp. cx-51 encodes:
- the pgeF gene encoding peptidoglycan editing factor PgeF: MFWWRDEREVGDWVVDLAFTDSEGGVSRDGYASLNLGAHVGDDPAHVQANRAALAQALEVPTGRLHFMAQVHGADVAVVPAPTPPTADGMLTDSFGEALVVLVADCTPVLLYDTERPLVAAVHAGRPGMVAGVVPRIVEELRRRGSTSLRAVVGPSVCARCYEVPEQMRADAAAANPAAYAVSWTGTPAIDVASGVVAQLDSLGVPIEWIGGCTREQPRLFSHRRDHDAGRFAGIVSMRKKG, from the coding sequence ATGTTCTGGTGGCGTGACGAACGCGAGGTCGGCGACTGGGTCGTCGACCTCGCGTTCACCGATTCCGAAGGTGGCGTGAGCCGCGACGGCTACGCCTCGCTCAACCTCGGCGCCCACGTCGGCGACGACCCCGCCCACGTGCAGGCCAACCGTGCGGCCCTCGCGCAGGCGCTGGAGGTGCCCACCGGGCGACTCCATTTCATGGCACAGGTGCACGGCGCCGATGTCGCGGTGGTGCCCGCGCCCACCCCGCCCACTGCCGACGGCATGCTCACCGACTCGTTCGGCGAAGCGCTCGTGGTGCTGGTGGCTGACTGCACGCCGGTGCTGCTCTACGACACCGAGCGCCCGCTGGTCGCGGCCGTGCATGCCGGACGCCCGGGCATGGTCGCCGGTGTCGTGCCACGGATCGTGGAGGAGTTGCGCCGCCGCGGGTCCACCTCGCTGCGCGCGGTCGTCGGCCCATCGGTCTGCGCGCGCTGTTACGAGGTGCCCGAGCAGATGAGGGCCGATGCTGCTGCCGCGAACCCCGCCGCCTACGCGGTGAGCTGGACCGGCACGCCGGCGATCGATGTCGCCTCCGGCGTGGTCGCCCAACTCGACTCGCTGGGTGTGCCCATCGAGTGGATCGGGGGATGCACACGCGAACAACCGCGCCTGTTCTCCCATCGTCGCGACCACGACGCAGGCCGGTTCGCCGGCATCGTCTCCATGCGGAAGAAGGGTTGA
- the ftsZ gene encoding cell division protein FtsZ has product MASPQNYLAVIKVVGIGGGGVNAVNRMIEQGLKGVEFIAINTDAQALLMCDADVKLEVGRELTRGLGAGADPEVGKKAAEDHLEEIEEVLKGADMVFVTAGEGGGTGTGGAPVVAKIAKSLGALTIGVVTRPFTFEGRRRAGQADLGINALREEVDTLIVIPNDRLLSISDRNVSMLDAFRSADQVLLSGVQGITDLITTPGLINLDFADVKSVMQGAGSALMGIGSARGEDRAVQAAELAISSPLLEASIDGAQGVLLSVQGGSDLGLFEINEAARLVQEAAHPEANIIFGAVIDDALGDEVRVTVIAAGFDGGAPTKRTDDRALGQVQGNSARQMPAQQQAPRQQAPAQTGSNEGQGQRPQQAAPATTGQQGGNQQGGHQQAPAGGGNQGGEGRPQQPGQVQQAASSRPPREVTFDDGDDDLDVPDFLK; this is encoded by the coding sequence GTGGCATCTCCGCAGAACTACCTCGCAGTGATCAAGGTCGTCGGTATCGGCGGGGGCGGCGTCAACGCCGTCAACCGGATGATCGAGCAGGGGCTCAAGGGCGTTGAGTTCATCGCCATCAACACCGACGCACAGGCGCTGCTCATGTGTGACGCTGACGTCAAGCTCGAGGTCGGTCGCGAGCTCACCCGGGGTCTCGGCGCCGGCGCCGATCCCGAGGTCGGCAAGAAGGCGGCCGAAGACCACCTCGAGGAGATCGAGGAGGTGCTCAAGGGCGCTGACATGGTCTTCGTGACTGCCGGCGAAGGCGGCGGCACCGGCACCGGTGGCGCTCCCGTCGTGGCCAAGATCGCCAAGAGCCTGGGTGCACTGACCATCGGTGTCGTCACCCGTCCGTTCACCTTCGAAGGTCGCCGCCGTGCCGGTCAGGCCGACCTCGGCATCAACGCGCTGCGCGAAGAGGTCGACACCCTCATCGTCATCCCGAACGACCGTCTGCTGTCGATCAGCGACCGCAACGTCTCGATGCTCGACGCCTTCCGTAGCGCCGACCAGGTGCTGCTGTCCGGTGTGCAGGGCATCACCGACCTCATCACCACCCCGGGTCTGATCAACCTCGACTTCGCCGACGTGAAGTCGGTCATGCAGGGCGCCGGTTCGGCCCTCATGGGTATCGGTTCGGCCCGAGGCGAAGACCGCGCGGTGCAGGCAGCCGAACTCGCGATCTCCAGCCCGCTGCTCGAAGCCAGCATCGACGGTGCGCAGGGCGTGCTGTTGTCGGTGCAGGGTGGCAGCGACCTCGGCCTGTTCGAGATCAACGAAGCGGCCCGCCTGGTGCAGGAAGCTGCGCACCCGGAGGCCAACATCATCTTCGGTGCGGTCATCGACGATGCCCTCGGCGACGAGGTGCGTGTCACCGTGATCGCCGCCGGTTTCGATGGTGGTGCACCGACCAAGCGCACCGACGACCGTGCGCTCGGTCAGGTGCAGGGCAACTCCGCGCGGCAGATGCCGGCCCAGCAGCAGGCACCCCGTCAGCAGGCTCCCGCCCAGACGGGTAGCAACGAGGGCCAGGGGCAGCGTCCGCAGCAGGCAGCACCCGCAACGACAGGTCAGCAGGGTGGCAACCAGCAGGGCGGTCACCAGCAGGCTCCGGCCGGCGGCGGCAACCAGGGCGGCGAGGGTCGTCCGCAGCAGCCGGGCCAGGTGCAGCAGGCTGCTTCCTCGCGTCCGCCGCGTGAGGTCACCTTCGATGACGGCGACGACGACCTGGACGTGCCTGACTTCCTGAAGTGA
- the murC gene encoding UDP-N-acetylmuramate--L-alanine ligase, producing MSNGVNERFDFSAALPGLDEVERVHFIAVGGSGMSGIARLMRARGLQVSGSDNVEVPVLAKLAQDGIAITVGYSEQTADALPDGTLVVISTAIKEDNPELLRVRERGLPVLHRAQGLAMVLSGRRGLAVAGANGKTTTSGMATAALRALERDPSFAIGAEIVGVGSNSAVGAGDDFVVEADESDGSFVVYHPQVAIVTSVKDDHLDFYGSTEHLVAAYREFALTVDPDGLLVCCADDPGSAALGNWAADQGRRVLTYGTHEQADIRISKLTEHGWSGRCVLRDLDGEHHNLQVNVPGVHNLENAAGVVTALVYGLGVSMPDAVASVAAFHGTSRRAELRGEVGGIRVVDDYAHNRGKLEAMVRTGRHLRGEGRLIVVFQPHLYSRTRDQAVGMAAALDGVDVAIVMDIYGAREAPMPGVSSDLIAAAMTRPCTRTHSAEETVDLVLATARPGDLVVTVGAGDVTHLGPQILQRLEASTSTQD from the coding sequence GTGAGCAACGGCGTCAACGAGCGGTTCGACTTCTCTGCAGCGCTTCCGGGTCTCGACGAGGTCGAGCGGGTGCACTTCATCGCCGTCGGCGGATCCGGGATGTCGGGTATCGCCCGACTCATGCGAGCCCGTGGCCTTCAGGTGAGCGGCTCCGACAATGTCGAGGTGCCGGTGCTGGCCAAGCTCGCGCAGGACGGCATCGCCATCACGGTCGGTTACTCCGAGCAGACGGCGGACGCGCTGCCCGACGGCACCCTCGTGGTCATCTCGACGGCCATCAAGGAGGACAACCCCGAGCTGCTCCGTGTGCGCGAACGCGGCCTGCCGGTCTTGCACCGGGCGCAAGGTCTGGCGATGGTGCTGAGCGGCCGTCGCGGTCTCGCGGTGGCCGGCGCCAATGGCAAGACCACCACCTCCGGTATGGCGACCGCAGCACTGCGTGCACTCGAGCGCGACCCGTCGTTCGCGATCGGTGCCGAGATCGTCGGTGTCGGCAGCAACTCCGCCGTGGGGGCGGGGGACGACTTCGTCGTCGAGGCCGACGAGAGCGATGGATCGTTCGTCGTCTATCACCCGCAGGTTGCAATCGTCACCAGCGTGAAGGACGACCACCTCGACTTCTACGGCTCGACCGAGCACCTCGTCGCTGCCTATCGGGAGTTCGCGCTGACGGTCGACCCCGACGGACTGTTGGTGTGCTGCGCTGACGACCCGGGCAGTGCAGCACTGGGAAACTGGGCGGCCGATCAAGGGCGCCGCGTCCTGACCTATGGCACCCACGAGCAGGCCGACATCCGCATCAGCAAACTCACCGAGCACGGCTGGTCGGGACGCTGTGTGCTGCGGGATCTTGACGGCGAGCACCATAACCTTCAAGTCAACGTTCCAGGTGTGCACAACCTCGAGAACGCTGCCGGCGTGGTGACCGCGCTGGTGTACGGGCTCGGTGTGTCGATGCCGGACGCCGTGGCGTCAGTGGCCGCCTTCCACGGCACCAGCCGTCGAGCTGAACTCAGGGGTGAGGTCGGGGGCATCCGGGTGGTTGACGACTACGCCCATAACCGGGGCAAGCTCGAGGCCATGGTGCGCACCGGCCGACACCTGCGCGGCGAAGGTCGACTCATCGTGGTCTTCCAGCCGCATCTCTACAGCCGGACGCGTGACCAGGCGGTGGGTATGGCGGCGGCTCTGGACGGTGTCGACGTCGCCATCGTCATGGACATCTACGGCGCGCGCGAGGCCCCGATGCCAGGGGTCAGCAGCGATCTCATCGCTGCAGCGATGACCAGGCCGTGCACACGGACGCACTCCGCGGAGGAGACCGTCGACCTCGTCCTGGCGACCGCCCGTCCCGGTGACCTGGTGGTCACCGTCGGCGCCGGTGACGTGACCCACCTCGGACCGCAGATCCTGCAACGCCTCGAGGCATCAACTTCAACTCAAGATTGA
- a CDS encoding glycosyltransferase yields MTIERVVLAGGGTAGHVSPLLATADALRERYPNIRIDVLGSAGGLEEDLVPARGYDLTVIPKVAFPRRPGGAAIRFPGSFRRAVARTRELLDSNDAQVVIGFGGHVSTPAYLAARGRGTPFVIHEQNARPGLANRLGARMTPYVATTFSSTSLPHSQVIGLPLRTEITTLDRVSGRASAREHFGLDPDRPTLLVTGGSLGALSLNEATWGARDALADAGVQVLHVTGRGKAFDASSASRVPYVVLEYADRMDLCYAAADLVVTRSGAGMVCETSAVGLPAVYVPLPIGNGEQKLNAADTVAAGGALLVDNDDYTTAWVRDQLIPLITDPDRLAAMSAGMRAQQHAAAAGALVDLAERAVQEHQ; encoded by the coding sequence ATGACAATCGAACGTGTGGTCCTGGCCGGCGGGGGAACCGCCGGCCATGTGTCGCCCCTGTTGGCCACGGCCGACGCTCTCCGAGAGCGCTACCCGAACATCCGAATCGATGTGCTCGGTAGCGCCGGCGGTCTCGAGGAAGACCTCGTGCCCGCTCGCGGCTACGACCTCACGGTGATTCCGAAGGTGGCCTTCCCGCGCCGACCGGGTGGCGCCGCGATCCGTTTCCCCGGCAGTTTCCGCAGGGCGGTGGCGCGCACCCGCGAACTGCTCGACAGCAACGACGCCCAGGTCGTGATCGGCTTCGGCGGTCACGTCAGCACCCCGGCCTACCTCGCGGCCCGCGGGCGCGGCACCCCGTTCGTCATCCACGAGCAGAATGCCCGCCCTGGCCTGGCCAACCGGCTCGGTGCCCGGATGACTCCTTATGTCGCCACCACCTTCTCCAGCACCTCCTTGCCCCACTCCCAGGTGATCGGGTTGCCGCTGCGCACCGAGATCACCACCCTCGACCGGGTAAGCGGCCGCGCTTCGGCGCGCGAACACTTCGGTCTCGACCCCGACCGGCCGACCCTGCTCGTCACCGGAGGATCGCTCGGCGCGCTGTCGCTCAACGAGGCCACGTGGGGGGCTCGGGACGCACTGGCCGACGCGGGGGTGCAGGTGCTGCACGTGACCGGCCGCGGCAAGGCCTTCGATGCATCGTCCGCCTCGCGTGTTCCTTATGTTGTGCTGGAGTACGCCGATCGGATGGACCTCTGTTACGCGGCTGCCGACCTCGTCGTCACCCGGTCCGGTGCAGGCATGGTCTGCGAGACCAGCGCGGTCGGGCTGCCCGCGGTCTACGTGCCCCTGCCGATCGGCAACGGCGAACAGAAGCTCAATGCAGCCGACACCGTCGCGGCTGGCGGCGCGCTCCTGGTCGACAACGACGACTACACGACGGCATGGGTGCGCGACCAGCTGATTCCGCTGATCACCGATCCCGATCGCCTGGCCGCGATGTCGGCGGGCATGCGTGCGCAGCAGCACGCAGCGGCGGCCGGTGCGCTGGTCGACCTCGCTGAGCGGGCTGTGCAGGAGCACCAGTGA
- the ftsW gene encoding putative lipid II flippase FtsW, translated as MESPTAPYYLLLGATAMLTALGLVMVLSASAVTSYVASGSSFTVFKNQAIFATIGVVLAVLAARTPLRIWKALGAPLFLVALGLQMLVFTGLGVTVNGNTNWIRVGGFTAQPSELGKLALVLLAASVFTMKRKRLMEFKHVVIPVIPAALLLIGLVMAGHDLGTTLVLVSILGVILFVAGIRLRIFAIAAAVAAVAVLALVTTSGNRMGRISTWIAGCSSSQADGCWQRVHGEYALADGGWWGVGLGASREKWGWVPEAHNDFIFAILGEELGLPGTITVVGLYAVIAYACYRLIATSKDFFVRLATAGVMTWIMVQAIVNICSVLGLLPIIGVPLPLVSQGGSQLVSSLIALGMLMSFARNEPECKAALAQRPKLVRRTRAILPTGRGGK; from the coding sequence ATGGAGTCGCCGACGGCTCCGTACTACCTCCTGCTCGGGGCGACCGCCATGCTCACCGCACTGGGCCTGGTGATGGTGTTGTCGGCGTCCGCTGTCACGTCCTACGTTGCCAGCGGCTCGTCGTTCACGGTTTTCAAGAACCAAGCCATCTTCGCCACGATCGGAGTCGTGCTGGCAGTGCTGGCGGCCCGCACCCCGCTGCGGATCTGGAAGGCGCTCGGAGCGCCGTTGTTCCTGGTCGCGCTGGGGCTGCAGATGCTGGTCTTCACCGGGCTCGGGGTCACCGTCAACGGCAACACCAACTGGATTCGTGTCGGCGGATTCACCGCCCAGCCCTCCGAGCTGGGCAAGCTCGCCCTCGTGCTGCTCGCAGCGTCGGTCTTCACGATGAAGCGCAAGCGGCTCATGGAGTTCAAGCACGTCGTCATCCCGGTGATTCCGGCGGCTCTGCTGCTCATCGGGCTGGTGATGGCGGGCCACGACCTGGGTACGACGCTCGTGCTGGTCTCGATCCTCGGGGTCATCCTGTTCGTGGCCGGCATCCGGTTGCGCATCTTCGCCATCGCGGCCGCCGTGGCTGCCGTCGCGGTGCTGGCGCTGGTCACCACTTCCGGGAACCGCATGGGTCGCATCTCCACCTGGATCGCCGGTTGCAGCAGTTCGCAGGCCGACGGCTGCTGGCAGAGGGTGCACGGGGAGTACGCGCTCGCCGACGGCGGCTGGTGGGGCGTGGGCCTGGGCGCCAGCCGCGAGAAGTGGGGTTGGGTGCCGGAGGCGCACAACGACTTCATCTTCGCGATCCTCGGCGAGGAGCTCGGCCTGCCCGGCACCATCACGGTGGTCGGCCTGTACGCCGTCATCGCCTACGCGTGTTACCGGCTCATCGCGACGAGCAAGGACTTCTTCGTCCGGCTCGCCACCGCCGGCGTCATGACCTGGATCATGGTGCAGGCGATCGTCAACATCTGCTCCGTTCTCGGGCTCCTGCCGATCATCGGAGTGCCCCTGCCGCTGGTTTCCCAGGGCGGGTCACAGCTGGTGTCGAGCCTCATCGCGCTCGGCATGCTGATGTCCTTCGCCCGCAACGAGCCGGAGTGCAAGGCGGCTCTGGCACAGCGTCCGAAGCTGGTGCGGCGCACCCGGGCGATCCTGCCGACCGGGCGGGGCGGAAAATGA